One window of the Trypanosoma brucei gambiense DAL972 chromosome 3, complete sequence genome contains the following:
- a CDS encoding T. brucei spp.-specific protein, whose product MTLYAPTGRITILNILCCKSIVVAVQKYPPVAQPAGMDPQIQLECSLPYWNLQLVLRVRNYHHFAKPFGWVYFLSNHHVFPLDCQSVSSLLVVMGPSRDCQQCCLEPLDLMEPSAPDSGHHFLSLLNPPDLRHLVRNKRQGGPGRKWHTTDSPSRRCRRCSFLVEKRVAFPLETACTPVVHTELVSAFPRKSKVQRNHEGLGNPPTPPSEPAREKRKHALNKASMQTQSARTEHQNLTSLTIKSH is encoded by the coding sequence ATGACGCTTTATGCACCTACAGGGAGAATAACAATACTGAATATATTGTGTTGTAAATCGATCGTAGTGGCTGTTCAGAAATACCCTCCTGTTGCTCAGCCGGCCGGGATGGACCCTCAGATTCAGTTGGAGTGTTCACTTCCTTATTGGAACCTGCAACTTGTTTTGCGGGTGCGGAATTACCATCACTTTGCGAAACCTTTTGGTTGGGTTTATTTTCTGTCGAATCATCACGTTTTCCCGCTGGACTGCCAATCCGTTTCTTCTCTCCTGGTGGTGATGGGGCCGAGTCGGGACTGTCAACAATGTTGTCTCGAGCCTCTGGACCTGATGGAACCCTCGGCTCCGGATTCGGGTCAccattttctttcacttctGAACCCTCCGGATTTGCGACATTTAGTCCGAAATAAGCGGCAAGGAGGGCCCGGTCGCAAGTGGCATACCACGGACAGCCCCAGCCGCCGATGCAGACGGTGCAGTTTCCTGGTCGAGAAACGTGTAGCTTTTCCTTTGGAAACTGCGTGCACCCCTGTTGTGCATACTGAGCTAGTTTCTGCTTTCCCTCGGAAGTCGAAAGTACAGCGGAATCACGAAGGTCTGGGCAATCCACCAACTCCGCCGTCGGAACCAGCGCGCGAGAAGCGGAAACATGCATTAAACAAAGCGTCAATGCAAACGCAATCAGCACGCACCGAACACCAAAACTTGACATCGCTTACTATAAAGTCAcactaa
- a CDS encoding T. brucei spp.-specific protein, whose protein sequence is MLRFEVLFLLFSLSLLFFPSDVSATEDYILVKDVPQCKRLEAFIALSSGAGRSDFEKYAKDHCVMEKRGGTVRVKKGNCTVCFHSLLCPWKHTCVSVDFLRFFGAAVNKPELNDARERNDLNPGNPAGPVRRNYDAQENGTTADDSTPSPPGEKKRIDSPAGKREDSTENKPNQKVSQSDGNSAPAKQVAGSNKEVNTPTESEGPSRPAEQQGSISEQPLRSIYNTIYSVLLFSL, encoded by the coding sequence ATGTTGAGGTTTGAAgtcttgtttcttttgttttcattgtcgctgctgtttttcccttcggACGTGTCTGCTACGGAGGACTACATCCTTGTAAAGGACGTTCCACAATGCAAACGCTTAGAGGCATTTATCGCTCTGTCCAGTGGAGCGGGTCGGTCGGATTTCGAGAAGTACGCGAAGGACCACTGCGTGATGGAGAAGCGAGGGGGAACAGTGAGAGTTAAGAAAGGAAACTGCACCGTTTGTTTCCACAGTTTACTCTGTCCGTGGAAACATACGTGCGTATCTGTTGATTTCCTCCGTTTTTTTGGAGCTGCGGTTAACAAACCAGAATTGAATGACGCGAGGGAACGAAACGACTTAAACCCGGGAAACCCAGCCGGTCCCGTCCGCCGCAATTATGATGCGCAGGAGAACGGGACCACCGCAGACGACTCGACCCCATCACCAccaggagagaaaaaacgaaTTGACAGTCCAGCGGGAAAACGTGAGGATTCAACAGAAAATAAACCCAACCAAAAGGTTTCGCAAAGTGATGGTAATTCCGCACCCGCAAAACAAGTTGCAGGTTCCAATAAGGAAGTGAACACTCCAACTGAATCTGAGGGTCCATCCCGGCCCGCTGAGCAACAGGGAAGTATTTCTGAACAGCCACTACGATCGATTTACAACACAATATATTCAGTATTGTTATTCTCCCTGTAG